A segment of the Lolium perenne isolate Kyuss_39 chromosome 3, Kyuss_2.0, whole genome shotgun sequence genome:
gctctatcccatgctgcttgtgggagttgaaccctaacacgtggtgtaggtcCGACATATTTACTGCCTAAACCTCGTcttagatcggagggatcgacgtatggatttcccaaatcgtcgaaagcctcagatgtttcctcctgatcgcgacttggcTCTTCGATGGCAtatatctgatgatattttgaattccgatctttgctgggtttggtgacaccatcataaagattggtgaagaccttgcccacagtaatggatttgtcgatgaagttgaagctgtcgacgctgctcgagtcatcgcttatataagagtccgcagatgactcgaaggacatgtcgctgaagatcctggcgagcttttcgcttgccctggtgctgatgaagcgtggcgatgaagtctcctcttcgcctgactcgattgacgatgctgAGTTCGAAAAATCAGAATCAACCGCCAAtaatcccgatgagatcggaatttcgagacgatacgctccctccttctcgacgcgaaagtggaaccttccgaacgtcatctccataggctcctccagatacgcatatgcatccaaacgggagggcgggtgaggaacaaaatcgacaggaccagttgcgatttgtttacctcgatccatcgcgttgccttgctgttgatgaagtcgacgatcttgaacgtgccatcgagatcagatccttgccgcctctaattcccacagacggcgccaattgacaagggattagcttatcaatgcctacgggttgtagactagggtttagttagaagtagagggcaagtagatctcgaaggtttcagccgaaaagtactcgacgatacgaaaactagggtttgtgagacaatgattcgatactttctttgtccctcgactcccacttatataggaggtggagccgagggattcgtaatgtacaagttacagagtccaggagagtttccaactcatcccgtaagattacaaatattatctcctactagttgagtgcccgtgcgttgccacggccgTTTAAAAAACTATTACCACACACACATAATGCATATAAAATTTCTAAAAGTGTAAAGGTTATGCAAACAAAGATATCTCAACGACAACACAATCAAACCGAGGGAGGAGAGCATGTTGGTTGCTCAAAGTGCAGGCCATGCTCTTTAAATTCTTCTTCATTGAAACCTAAAAGTGATTCCTTTTGAACTAACATTCCATCTTATGTTCGTTGTTATTTTCTATTGTGGCAAAACGTAGGAAAAAGGAAGTGTGTGGTAAGTGAGAAGAACAGGGTAACATGTGGATACTATGGGGGTTGCATGGGACTTTCATCCGGCCCTAAATTCATGTCTGACGTCCCCAGTTGAGGCTCTGTACACCGGAGAGGACATCGGATACTATTTGGGATCAATTGAACCCCAGATTTTATCTAGGACACGCGACTGGAGATAATTTTTGGTTCGGCATTCCCCACACACCGTTTGAGGACGTGACTTGAGATGCTCTAATTTTTCTATCCCCACACCATGTAATGACAAGGGTAGTCTTCCAACCTTCCTTCAACCTCTCCATCTTCATTTCCCCAAGACATTGCGCACTAACATAGCACAACAACAAAAAAGAAGATAAAGTACTTTATCATGACCATAATTATATTATCACTGTCTCGCTTGAGAAGGTAAAATGACGGAACACGTTCAAATGGGGATTGGGAAGGAGAATGTATACATGCTTATGCTTACTtgcgaaaaaaatgaaatatcaAAATAACTACATACGATCTATTCATGATTTGAAACATAATCTGTTTCAGTTTTCACTCATGCAAAGGCAAACTTATACAGTTACAAAGGATGAAATCACACGGATATGAAAAGATGACAATAGCCAAGAAAATATATAGCTTaattttgattaagtttcctttaTGAGAGAAGAAATTTATTTTAATAATGCAGGTTTAATTAAAACATAAAAGCATACTTTGGATCAACATACTAAACAAAATATAACCGTAGCAGATATAAGGTAAATATTTGGGTTCCTATTTTCAGAGCTCTTCTTTTAGCGCATGTCGTTGTGAAGCTAGCAGTCAGCTTTGGCGGCAGAGGTCCTATGCCACTGGCCACTGGGTGCCATCCGGAAAACACCTTCCAAAGAATGAAATGACAAATTAGTTCATAAATAATATAAAAATGCTATTAGTTAGTAGATTGATCCAACTTAGTATCTAATTTCAGAAACTTGGAGTAAAATTAGTGTTATCAAAAGCAACAATGTACAATTAAATGATAAGAACAAAATGGACGTTTGCTTTCGCTTATTCATATTTCTCCGAACAAAACACAATTGCTTGACGAAGACACCTCCGTGCAAGAGTTCGACAATCAAACTGAACCTGCATCCCTCTGCCATGCCGTGGTCGATCGAAGCCTACTCTGAACTGACGCACCTAAGAGAAGACCTAGACTAAGACTCGCTTGACAGGCACTCCCGGATCTTTGGAGAACGATTTGGTGTGCAGAATGCTACAAGGCAAATGATTTCTATGACTTTTGCTTCAGGAATATTTATATTAGGTGCCTGATTACCTGACAGCAATCTAGAAGGCTAGATGCACGATAAAGCATAGAGTTTTTGCTTGGCTGATGTTTGTTGATAGGATCAACACCCGAGACATGCTTAGATGCAGAAACTTCAACATTGGCTCAGTATTCGCTTGCTTGACATGTAACTCTTGTGGAGACGAGACCAGAAACCATCTACTTTTTACTTGCAGTTTCGGCACTGAATGCTGGGCCAAGATGGGGGTGATCTGGAACACCTCCAGTCAAGCACTTGATCGTATGCTGTCGGACGCCAAGCAGACCTGGAACAAACCCCTGTGTACTGAAGCAATAATCCTGGAGCTTGGAACATTCGGAAAGTTCGTAATATGGCATACTTTGACGGTGTTAGCCCATACCAGGACCTGGCAGAGGCAGCTGGTCCAGGATTTGAACATTCTAAGTTGTCGGGTCAAAGACAACCTGCAGTAAATTCTAAAAAAACACAATTGCTCTCTATCCAATATAATTTACTAAATGATGTACCTTTGCACTGCAAAAATGCATAGAAAAAATATAAAAGACATATTTATATATTGTGCATAACCATCAAGCAGTAAAGATCCTTGGGCATGTGCCTCCGCATTGCACTTACCTTGTCAACATTGAACAACATCACAATTGAGCTGCAGGGGTTCATGAGACCATCTTAGTTATTATGTACGCTAAAGCTTTCACAATGCAGATAACAAACAAAGATGTGCAAGtatgagagcatctccaccggcggccccgatagcggTCCCGATAGCAATTTGGAGGCCGGGAGCGAAAATGGGCtaattttcgagcccaatagaatcgccggcaaccccgtgccggccccttggccaagggcgcgaatcgggcgggcCGGCGCCTTGCGGAACGGCGGTTTTTGCGGGTGgaggcgccttgtcagcgagaggacgcggCGGTTCGCATCGGAAATGAAGCGGGGAGGTTAGTCATCGACGTTAATGGCCTCCCGCACGGAAACCAAAacggcgagggcggcgactggccacgcggcgtccacctaCCTTACCCACGCGCCTTCAATGCGCGTCCGCCGCCTCCCTTAAAACCACATCGGCGCGCACTTCTCGCTTGTCCTCAACCTCCACGCGAACCACCACCCACGCACCCCGCCGACGCGATGGCGCACAACGACcatgccggcggcagcggcggaagCATGCTCCGCTCGACGCAGCTAACGTTCGATGAGGCCGACGTATTGTAGTACAGTGCAAGTTGCCGCACGGCTGGCACGTCTCCAACGGCTGCTtcgccgtgccgccgccgccaggACCACAGATGCGGTCCCTCGCTAGGGAACGGCGGGCCGAGATGACGCCGGAGGAGAGGAGCCTGCCGGAGAACGCCCTCGAAAGCCCGTCCTGGGCAGGGCACTTCGAACGCGAGCGCGACGTCGAGCTCGCACGGTCGGACAACCCCTCGGGCGGCCGCTTCAATAACGTCGGCCGCCGTGCCTGGTGGTACGGCCGCTCCGTCGACGACACGCTCTGCCAGTACGGCTTCCGTCCGCACGTCTGCGGGCAACTGGAGCCGCTATACTTCCCGCAGGCGGCGAACATGGCGCCGTCGCCTACCCTGCAGAGGGCGCCGGAAAggaccgcggcgtccggaacctcACGTACCGGATCGTCTGCCGTCGCGCGCACGCGCTCTGCCGCGCCCACGCCTCCTTCCGGGGGCGTCGTCATCCGCGACGAGGCGAGGCGCGCGTCCTCTACTCCGGCTCGTCGGACGATGGGGTCGGGCCGCCGCTCCCGCGTCAAGCaatggtgggagaaggaggccGAGGCGCAGGCGGCCCTCCGTGGCGACGGCGACGAGGAGGGCTTCCCCGACCAGAACTTCATCCTCGGCCGTCCGTCGATGAAGACTACTGTCACATTGCGATCGACCCGCGGCAGGCGGCGGTGTGGTCCGCCAGGGACCACGGCACCAACTACGTCGACCTCGCCGGACCATCCGAGCTGCCGGCAAcaaaggaggagaaggccgacgaggaggaggccgacgaTGTCGATAGCTGGTCCTTCGGGTCATCCAGTGGCGACGACCTGGACTTCAGCGGCGACGACTCCCAGCGCCGCTAGTTGTTTTTTTAGTGTTTTAGTTTGAAATTGcgttaaatttgtacaaatttcgtTCGAACTTAGTATGAATATTGTTTTGCAAACttgaatttaaattttaaaatctacCGGGGCTGGCGTATtgggccgccggtgtgggagcagcgtccccaaatagGGATGCTGTCCCGGATCTAGATCCGCTAGCTTGTTCAAATGGAATTCGCTCTGAGAAGTAAAATCACAAACGCCAATAGGGCTCGACATGTCCACCGCCGTCTCATTTCAACGGACTGAACACCCATCGCGCGCGGCACAGAAAAATAAGAGCTAACTTCCGGCTCGGACATGATCATGGCATGCGCCTGCGCGTAGACCTCGTCAGTGTCTGCCTCCGCCTGCAAAAATTCCCCATAACAAGTCAGCCACTCGAATCTAAATTCAGAGTCGTGCAAACAGCTGAAGAAATTTTCCAGATGcggagcgaaactgaactcgagaATTAGGTGAAAGAGAGAAGGGGCTGGGGGACAGCAGGCTGCCTCCTCTGGCGGCGACGGATGAATCGGGAGGAACGGCAAGTGGCAGATGCAACACAAGCCGCCCCGTGATCCGATCCAGGATGATGCCCCACACGGCGCTGTTGGATTCAACCATGCGATTTTGTCCCTGCTTCTTCGCTGGGTGTTATACCCGCCTGTGCGCCCTCGGTTTGGGGCAGTTGGTCCAAGCACGAGTCGTGGAGGAGGGGTGGTGGCGTGGCGAAGAACTGGTGCCGGCGGGGATGGTTGGGGAAGGGAGAGAACGCGTGGGGCAGGGCAGGGGAGGGTAAAAATAAAATGGAACCGTTAAGTTCACTTGGCGGTGGTAATTTGGTGTAATTAAGCAGAAAACGCTGGATAGTTTAAAAGGACGTACCATGGGACACCACCTCTAGCCATTTAATATAGTAgagaatacaactctagctttccttaatagcaatttgggcttccgattcttcttattcttcgagtcgtgggccttcagtaaaccccgggtactatcttcggcaggtccATTGGGGTTTGGGATGCCTATATCACCTACTCCCCCGCCGGACAAGCATCAGAGCGCCGCCCACCTAGCCCGCAGGCTGCCGGGCTACCAGATCCGCTCCAGGAAGAGGAGGTCGAGCGGGGCTCCCCCTCTCCCCTCCCAAATCGAACGCGGACGAGCGGTAGGTCGTCTCTCTTGGTGCTGCTGCTCTACGAGAATCGGCCGACCTCCGCTCCTCCTCTAGCTATCTACGGTGCGGGGTGGGGAATGAGGGGCACGACGGCCGCCGTCCCGTGCGCTACTCCAGAATCGTTCGGTCTTGGCGCTGCTGCTCGACGAGAAGTGGCTCACGGGCGTGCTGGCGGCAGGGGCCAGCCGGACGGTGCGGCGGTCGAGCTTGGGAATAGAGCCATGCCGTGCTAGATGCGGATTGGGCTGGCGTTCGCCATGGCTGCCTATTAGCTCCGTTGATTCGATTGGGCCGGCGTAGTAGAGCGCGATGCACAAGGTCCTTGCAGCCGACATAAGACGGGATCTCCAGAATTCGTATCTGAAAAACCAACATGAACGCCACTGATTGAGAAAGTAATCAACACCAGGATGGGATGGGTGGCGGATTTAGACGCTGATATGGCCAATTTGGGAAAAATCTGATCCGATTTAAACTACATCACAGTGAATCGACCGCATGTGCTATGAGCTGAGGGAAGAAGCAGGGGAATCGACCGCATCTCCCCGGTCGACGGCAGCGGGAGCGCTCACCCGGTGCTCCTCATCTCCCCACGACTGGGAGGAGACGCTCCTTACTCGTCCTCATCGTTGTTCGCGTGGAGCTAGCGCCGATGAGGGGATCTCTGCTGGTCGCGGGCGTGGATGGAGGCTAAGCCGAGGGGATAAGCCCGCGTTAATTATTCGCTTCTAAACGAGTTAAGACCACGTAGAGCGTTAAGGACGTTTGACCAATTGGACATATGTCAGCTGCGGAAGGGGTGCGTAGCTACCCCTCTGGGTAGCAGGTTTCATCCGTGAAATCTATTGAAGCAAAGAGAATTAAAATTTTGAGGCTGCTCATAGTGGAAGtaacataggtagtaacatcacacaccccaaagcattttggtgacatggcatgtcaataaatgaagaaagagtggggtggtaactagctatgttactataacatcacacttctcaagacaagatgagtctacaatctAATAAATATGAAGCTTAAGGAGTTATCCGAAAGAGGAATTAAATTTCCCATTGATGACCCATGTTTTCCTACATAAGTGCACTCTATATCTTCCACCAAAAGTGATGGTAATATATGTCTGGTTGGAATGGCTTCTATTCATAAATCTAATGAGTTTACTTCTCATCAATACCATTATGATAAAAGTATTAAATTGGATCTACTGGAAAACTCCCATAAGGTTAAATTCCTTAGAGAAAGCTTAAACGCTAGTGTTGATTCTATTAAAATGATTGTGAAACACTGCACTACGATGAACAAACAAATTGAACAAATGGCGTCTTTACAAAGTAAATTATATGAGAAGTTGTTTGCTAATGAAAAACAAGTCTATGGAGTTAAAATCGGGGGAGGTTCATCCACACAAGATCGTAATTATCCTGAGGGCATCGGAGAAGAGGAGAGCTAGAAGCTTTAGGAGGTAATAAATCTTTTGCGGGAAAGCAATGAAAATGAGGAAACTGGAAATTCATACGATCAAGACAACGATGTGTCTATTTCCGATACTAAGATCAAAGATAATAATACTCCCTTCATCTAAACATAGGTGTCTTAGTTTTATCTAggtatgaatgtatctagacacgtcttagttatagatacatccatatctagaaaaagttgagacGGCTATTTTTAGACGGAGGGGGTCCTAGAGAAAATGAGGCAGGAGAGTCATCTCCAAATAATGAGGTACATCAAGAAAGTGAGAATAAGAATTCTCATGATTCCACTATTAGAGAACAGCATCAACCATCAAATTTTACAGGTAAAATGGAAAAAAAAGCAAGGTATGGGAAGAGACCCTTGGGTGCAAAGGACTACCATATCCTCAGGATATAACTCGTGGGGCCccagactagctgtccgaaacgtCCGTTATGCTTGTgtattcacgatcccatgatcagtgtttcGTGAAGATATACCCGAACtggtatcaaattacatcatccattacagtacggaACAAAACTATTAAAATAGTTCAGCATGACCAAGACTTACATAATTCCTCGGCGGGCTAAACATCATGTTCAAATAGCAGCGAAGACACCAAAAGCATCCAGGGCCCAAGTCATCTGTTGTAATCCTACATGCAATTGACTGGGAGAACATTCCTATCTAGACGTTCATTGGATCCTTCTTTAATCTTACTCTCCTTCAAGTTTGACCAAGTAAATAGTTCGTGGGCCTTAGGTGGAACTGCACATTTAAGACCAACATGACTTCCTCACTTAATCTGTAGTAGGCCTTGGGTGTGCATGTCATCTACCACAGATTATCAACCAGATGACGTCGTTGCCTGTCACCTAAGGGAGTTTTCCACGTGTTAGATGGCATGTTGCCAGCCGTCAACGTCCTCCTAAAAACGATATACGATGGCACAAAATTCCATGGTTGGTGACCACTTATCTGGCACGGATCGAAAAAACTGTGGTAGATCTTTTGGTGACGCGATAGCCTCCATGAGTGTAGTTTCGTGCCTAGTGACTCTTTAACCACAAAAACCACCCATATAACAATTAATTTGCATCATCCTTAATAACGACCTGTCGTAGCGTCATCGAATTTGGTTTAGATCATGTCCCAATATGCACCACTTGTTTGATTGGCGTCGGTGATGGGGTCAATACTCaccgccttccaacaatcacacaaTCATAGGCCTTCCAACGACTTCCACTTTGACCATCGGTGATCGGCATTCTTTGGCTTATTGTTGCCATCTCCGGAATTTTCTTCATCTAACTACCCTCCTAATCCTCTTCATCTTACTCTTCCTCTCCTTATTCCTCCTCTtggacttcatattctgtggcgttGGCGGCCTCGGTTCCATCATTTATGATGTCGTCAATGGAGGCGCTCACATCCATCTATGAATAAACATAAGGCGAGTGCAAGTCTACGATCATATTGTGCAAATATTTACATAATGAAGGAGCTCTGATACCTCGTAGGCATCGTAGCCACCCGGCGTCGATTCAGCGAACACGTTACTAGCGGTCCCTCCTTGATCTCTGGACTCGCCTAGAGCGCAGAAATGgagtggcctcttttagtacggaaAATCCCTGCGAGCCCAAGTCATCGTAGGTACGGTTAAGATCAAGGGGGTGTGGGACATGGCCAGTGGTGCTCCGGGAAAACAAGGCGTTGAGGTTGAATCCACCGTGTAGATCGTTGTCGGTATA
Coding sequences within it:
- the LOC127340208 gene encoding uncharacterized protein encodes the protein MKFWSGKPSSSPSPRRAACASASFSHHCLTRERRPDPIVRRAGVEDARLASSRMTTPPEGGVGAAERVRATADDPVREVPDAAVLSGALCRVGDGAMFAACGKYSGSSCPQTCGRKPYWQSVSSTERPYHQARRPTLLKRPPEGLSDRASSTSRSRSKCPAQDGLSRAFSGRLLSSGVISARRSLARDRICGPGGGGTAKQPLETCQPCGNLHCTTIRRPHRTLAASSGACFRRCRRHGRCAPSRRRGAWVVVRVEVEDKREVRADVVLREAADAH